The following proteins are co-located in the Verrucomicrobiota bacterium genome:
- a CDS encoding sugar ABC transporter substrate-binding protein, producing MKTPTKLRLPKTRPFASLAVAAAAAFAGILTGQAREHVDLQFWDMIWGPAEYIDTGKALVAQFNQEHPDITVTYRSIPWSNWYQTFLTAIGSGTAPDLSTGAGYQAVQLYDQGAILPIDDLISAWQANGKLNDFLPKTVDTLRYDNHYVALPWAIDIRVWYYRKDLLEQAHIQPPSNWQEFKSAAQALTNDKAGQYGFVACGDTLGSQWVYTLMLNNGGGLFTPDRKPDLGSDRNLEALRFLSDLVQSRVVNPASAGYKDDDAVSGFSQGTGALTLFPPGLSGRLPKIADKIGILKPLTGPHGDQGTIFWVNNIMLYKQGKHPAEAKAFLEWWSEHEKDLWTKGHVTQLPVRKSFAADPYFQENAETKFILENYVPVGKTTATHATEIFPKLNEVEGEGVMQTLMQNLLQGKDVSGSVKAASDRVKSIMED from the coding sequence ATGAAGACCCCCACAAAACTGCGTCTGCCGAAAACACGCCCCTTCGCCTCCCTGGCGGTGGCGGCTGCTGCCGCGTTCGCCGGCATCCTTACTGGCCAAGCCAGGGAACACGTCGACCTCCAGTTCTGGGACATGATCTGGGGACCCGCGGAATACATCGATACCGGTAAAGCGCTCGTTGCGCAATTTAACCAGGAACACCCCGACATCACCGTCACTTACCGTTCTATCCCTTGGAGCAACTGGTATCAGACCTTCCTGACGGCCATCGGTTCGGGCACAGCCCCCGACCTGAGCACAGGGGCCGGTTACCAAGCGGTTCAGCTTTACGATCAGGGAGCGATCCTGCCGATCGACGACCTGATCAGCGCGTGGCAAGCCAATGGGAAACTGAACGATTTTCTGCCCAAAACCGTCGACACGCTTCGATACGACAACCACTATGTGGCGCTCCCGTGGGCCATCGACATCCGGGTCTGGTATTATCGCAAGGATCTGCTCGAGCAGGCGCACATCCAACCTCCGTCCAATTGGCAGGAGTTCAAGTCCGCCGCGCAGGCCTTGACCAACGACAAGGCGGGCCAGTACGGGTTCGTGGCCTGCGGGGATACGCTTGGGTCGCAGTGGGTGTACACGCTGATGCTTAACAACGGGGGAGGCCTGTTCACCCCGGATAGAAAACCTGATCTGGGTTCCGACCGAAACCTCGAAGCGTTGCGGTTCTTGTCGGACCTGGTGCAAAGCCGCGTCGTCAACCCCGCCAGCGCCGGTTATAAAGATGACGATGCGGTTAGCGGGTTCAGCCAGGGTACGGGTGCGTTGACGCTTTTTCCGCCCGGCCTCAGCGGCCGTTTGCCGAAGATTGCCGATAAGATCGGGATCCTGAAACCTTTGACCGGGCCGCACGGCGATCAAGGCACAATCTTCTGGGTCAATAACATCATGTTATACAAACAAGGCAAGCACCCTGCCGAGGCAAAGGCGTTTCTGGAATGGTGGTCCGAGCACGAGAAAGATCTCTGGACCAAAGGGCACGTGACCCAGTTGCCGGTCCGAAAATCGTTCGCCGCCGACCCGTACTTTCAGGAAAATGCCGAAACGAAGTTCATCCTGGAAAATTACGTGCCGGTCGGGAAGACCACCGCCACGCACGCGACTGAGATTTTTCCAAAGCTCAACGAAGTTGAAGGCGAAGGCGTCATGCAAACGCTCATGCAGAACCTGCTGCAGGGCAAAGACGTCAGCGGCTCGGTCAAGGCCGCCTCTGACCGGGTGAAATCGATTATGGAGGATTAA
- a CDS encoding sugar ABC transporter substrate-binding protein: protein MTRNPFMTACLMAGCAALLAASMPTAQAKTERLALNVPNMAFPFFAFMRNQANDEARKLKVDLFLQDGQGSSPKQSSDLRTTITQGVDGIVLVPNDVHALVPAVNEALQADIPLVTVDRRVVGTSKPVPHVGADNVAGGRAQGEWVTKKFPNGAKIIFLRGEPGSSPAIDRAEGFYAVIKAAGDKYKVLADQTANFHRDQGMTVTQNLLTSLGTPPDVIVSSNDDMALGAVSALQQSGASKGKVAVVGYDALPEALQAIRNGDMSATVEQSPGKQVRTALDELVGFIRDKTPMQSVSVPPFIVDSSNLDKAERIDEAK, encoded by the coding sequence ATGACCAGAAATCCCTTTATGACGGCTTGCCTGATGGCCGGATGCGCCGCCTTGTTGGCCGCCTCGATGCCCACGGCGCAAGCAAAGACCGAAAGGCTGGCCCTCAACGTGCCGAACATGGCGTTCCCTTTCTTCGCGTTCATGCGCAACCAGGCCAACGACGAGGCCAGGAAGCTGAAAGTGGACCTGTTTCTCCAGGACGGGCAAGGCAGTTCGCCCAAACAATCCAGTGACCTGCGCACCACCATAACCCAGGGTGTGGACGGCATCGTGCTGGTGCCCAACGACGTTCACGCGCTGGTGCCCGCCGTCAACGAAGCCCTCCAGGCCGACATCCCCCTGGTAACGGTGGACCGCCGGGTGGTCGGCACCAGCAAGCCCGTCCCACATGTCGGGGCGGATAATGTGGCCGGTGGCCGCGCCCAAGGGGAGTGGGTGACCAAAAAGTTTCCCAATGGAGCTAAAATCATCTTCCTGCGCGGCGAACCGGGATCCAGCCCGGCCATCGATCGGGCCGAAGGTTTTTACGCGGTGATCAAGGCGGCGGGGGACAAGTACAAGGTGCTGGCGGATCAAACCGCCAACTTCCACCGCGACCAGGGGATGACCGTGACCCAGAACCTGTTGACCTCTCTGGGAACCCCGCCGGACGTGATCGTCAGTTCCAATGACGACATGGCCTTGGGCGCCGTCTCCGCCCTGCAACAGTCGGGTGCGTCGAAGGGCAAGGTCGCCGTAGTCGGCTACGATGCCCTGCCTGAAGCGTTGCAGGCGATCCGTAACGGGGATATGTCGGCCACCGTGGAGCAGTCGCCCGGTAAGCAAGTGCGGACGGCGCTCGACGAGTTGGTAGGCTTCATCCGGGACAAAACGCCGATGCAGAGCGTGTCGGTTCCGCCGTTTATCGTGGACAGCTCCAACCTCGACAAAGCTGAGCGGATCGACGAGGCCAAGTAG